AGACGCCAGGGGATCAAGGCGCCACCCCAATTGCAGACGAAAATGAACAAGAACAGGGTTCCCACGAAAGGAAGCCAGTCGCGATAAGCCTTTTCTCCGATCTGCTCGCGGGCGAGTTCTCGGAGGTAATCCCAGAGGAACTCAAGGAGGTTCTGCACACCCTTGGGATCACGCTCCATCTTGCGGGTGCCACTCACCACGAGCAGCAGCAGCAGGCCAATCACGACCCAGGAGCTGAGAAAAACCTGGCCGTGGAGGTTCAGGTTGCCGATTTGCCAATAGAGGTGCTGACCGACCTCCAGTTCGGCAAACGGCAGGTTGAGGAGCGACGGAACCATGTGTGGGGGAAGTGCGCGGACTCAGCCGTCGATGACGGTCTGAAGAATCAGAGCTGGCTTGTAGAGAAGGAAACCGAGGAAGGCTGGAAGCAGTTCAAGTTGGGGGAGTTTGGCCGCTGCAACGACAAGAAGCATTGGCACAACCAATTGGAACCGACCAACCTGACGGGAACCTCCGCCGAGCCGGGCGACGCTGCGGGCGAGCAGGCGCAGGTAAAGAAGACCAGCGCATGAACCCACCAGCAAGCTGCGGGCCACCAGAGCATCAAATCGGACCAGCGCGATCAGAGCCGCAACTAGAGAAATCGCCAAAGTGGCCAGCATCAGGCGTTGTTGGAGCTTTGCGTACTCGCCCATACCCGAATCAGTCACAACGGATGCCGCGGTTGATTCGGTGGTGGTGGTAGCCAGCAAACAACATCTGAGAAAGCGCGCGGAATCTATCACGCGTTTTCTCCTGCACCGGCAGCTCAGGGCTCGAGAAGCAGCAGTTTCCGGGCCACAAGCTCTCTTGCCACGGCAGCAGTCTCATCGCCCAGACCCAGCTCACCCAGTGCATGATCGGGCTGATTCTCGATGGCTTCCAGCAAGCCAATCTCCGCAGCGCTCAAGCTGATCGGCTCGAGATCAGGCCCGAGCAGATTGGCGGACGGCCACCCCCAGAGACAGGGTTGTCGACGACCACGGGTCTTGAGCAGCTCGGCATCGTCATCCCATTGATGAGGACGAATGGGCGTGCGCGACACGAAAAATTCGAAATGGCTGATGTCAGGATCGAGATCTTCCACCAGCAGCCACCGATCCCGCTCGGGAAGCGCAAGAGCCCTGTCCAAAAGCTCCCCCTGGAGGAGCCGAGAAGGATTCCAGACCGCCGGATTCGAGAACCCGGCGAACTGAAGACCTGCAATGTCGATCAGGGAGAAGAGGCTGCTGAGGTCGTAGCTGGTTTCCTGAGGGTGGAGGTACATGTCTGCGAAGTTGGAATCAGCTGCGGTGTCGATCCGCCAGCGCTGCTCGTAATTGAGCCGCAGGCGATTGCTCTCCGGAAGCGACTGAAACAGGTCTCGACCCAGGCGCAGGCCCTCGGCTCCCGTCCCGGCTCCGAGACGGGTCAGAACCCTCTGAGTGCGGTGGATCTCCCAACGACCGCCATTGGCGTAAAGAAAGAGATGCAACAGGCCCCCATCAGCCAAGAGCGATCCCAGTGCCTTGAGCCCCGCCAACGGATCACGCAGGTGATGCAGCACTCCCACTGAGTTGATGTAGTCGAAGGGTCCCTCTCCCTGAAGGTCGAGAAGGCTGCGCTGTTCCTGACGCAGGTCATCCACCTGATCGGCGCCTCCAGACCGTTGCAGCCGCTCACGTGCAACGTCGAGTGCTCCGGCGCTGATGTCGACAGCAAGAACCTGGGCGCCGGGGTTCAAATGGCAGAGGTAATCGGTGCTGACACCGGTTCCGCATCCCGCATCCAGAATCCGCACCGGCATGGAACGGTCGGAGCGCTTGGGGACGGCTCCATGGACTGCGGCCAGCACGCTGTCATGGCACCAACGCCAGTTGTAACCAGGTGGCGGACCATCCTGAAGTGGATCTCCTGGATAGGGAAACCGGTCATAGAAATCGCTCACCACGGGTGTGGCGGCATCCGAAGGCGTGGGCTTCACGGGGCGGCGGACTCCAGAGGGTGGTTTGGGTTTGGAGCATTTCATGGGCGCCCCCTGTGGCACGCCTCTTGCAGCAACCCCTGCAAACATTTGTTCATGCTGGCTCGAGACGCCTCGGAGCGAGCCGTAACGTGGCCGGACCCTGCTTGCTCCCGTTCATGACCGTGACCGCCAGCAGCGGCAGCCCAAGGGTTTCCCCCCAGCTGTACGACACCCTGCCGCTCTCCAGCGTTCGCCAGGCAGAACAGCAAGACCGCTTCCCCGATGGAGGCGAGCTCGACACTCTGATCACCTTCTTCCGCAGCGGCAACGACCGACTAGAAGCGTCGCGGATCATTGCGTCGAACGCCGAGGCGATCGTGGCCCGTGCTGCCAACCGCATCTTTGTCGGTGGCACACCGCTGTCGTTCCTCGAAGCCCCCCTCAGCACTGGCGAACTCGCCCGGTCATCTGACGCCACACCTTTGGCAGCTGACCAGGTGGCGTTCGAACAATCCGTGCGCACCTTTACCGGTGACAGCGGCATCACCAAACGGGGCAACTTCATCACGCGTCTGTTGGAAGGAACCGGTGGAGACGCTGATGTCCGCGTGGTTCTTCCCACGGGATTCAACGCCATCAGCGTGGCCAAATACGGTCCCGCCTTCATGCGCAAGTCCGTTCGCGACCTCGGATGGTTCCTGCGCTACGTGGGCTACGCGCTCGTCGCTGGTGACCCCAGCATCCTTGCGGTGAACACCCGCGGACTGCGCGACATCCTTGAGAAAAATTGCTCCCTGATCGCCACCAACGTGGCACTTCAGGAGATGCGTGCCGCCTGTGCGGAGCTGCTGCGAGAGCGTCCTGAAGCCCGCCGGCTGGCCATCGATTGCTTCAACGTGTTGTTGAAGGAACTGGCCGTCGCAACACCCTCCACACGCCAGAAACCCGGCAGCCCGGTGAGCCAGGGCTTACAGCTGCCCGCGATCTATGCCTTGGCATCGGAATCAGCTCAACGCTTTGAAATGCGACCGGGTCTGTCCGGCGCGGAAAAGGCAGAGATTGTTCGCGCGGCCTACAGGCAGGTGTTCGAACGCGACATCGCCAAGGGCTACTCACAGACCCCCTGTCGCTCGGAAGCCAGTCAGCTCGTGCAGGGCAAGATTTCCATGCGCGAGTTCATTCGTGCTCTCGGTAAAAGCAAGGAATACAGAACCCAGTTCTACGGACGGTTTGTGAACAGCCGCGTCGTGGAGTTGGCCTATCGCCATTTCCTCGGTCGTGGCGTCAGCTCCCTGGAGGAATTCCGCAAGTCCTTCTCCATCGTGAGTGAGCAGGGGCTGAATGGACTCGTGGATGTCCTGGTCAACAGCAGCGAATACGCACAGACCTTCGGAGAAGAAACGGTTCCCTATCTGCGTGATCTGGGAGAGGAAGCACAGGAAAGCGCTGGCTGGGGCTCCAACCGACGGCTGTTCAAATTCAGCGCACCCTTCGAAGGCGCACCTCAATACGTGACGCTCTACGCGTCTTACCGCCAACCACTGGCTGATCAGCACGTCTACGGGGGGGGCAACGATCCCGTTGGCAACCAGTACGGAGCCATTTTCCCTTCGGGCACAGCGTCCGTCTCCACCCGACCGGCACCGTTCAGCTACGACACGCGCCGACTGCTGGTCAGCAACGGCATTGCACAGCCGGGACAGATGGACAGTCCTCAGTTCCGGGGAAGTCGACCACGCAAGGTGGGTCCCCGTGTGGTGAGGCTGCAGCAAATTGCCACCGGCGGAGCAGCCATGCCTCGCAGGTCCGGACAACCCAGCATCCGCAATACCGAATCGTCCACCCAGGCGGTCATTCAGGCGGTCTACGTCCAGGTTCTCGGCAACGCCGGTTATGCCGGTGAACGTCTCGGATCCGAAGAAGCCCGCCTGGAGAATGGCGACATCAGCCTGAGGGATTTCGTCCGCAGCGTGGCCCGCTCCGACGCCTTCCGGCGCCGTTACTGGGAAGGCCTCTACATCGCGAAGGCCATCGAAGTGATGCACCGTCGCTTGCTCGGACGTCCAACGTTCGGCCGGTGGGAAATTGATGCGTTGTTCGACACCGCGGCTCGCCGCGGCTTCTACGGCGTTGTCGACGCTTTGCTCGACAGCAAGGATTACAAGGATTGCTTCGGTGAAGACACCGTTCCTTATGAGCGGTTCATCACTCCTGGCGATCTGAACACCCGTCGTGCACCGTCCCTGCGCAGACCGTTCGAAGCGGCAGCTGTGGCGGATCTGACGATGGGAAGCCGGCCTGATGCCAGCCGAAGCACTGCATTTCGGGGCAGCGGCGAGCTGACCCAACGCAATCTTGCACCCAGCACCAGCAACAACGGTGGCATCACCAACTGGATGAACGGCATCAGCGAAGTGGCTCCAACCGGCCCCTGGAATCCCCGAATGCGCAGCATTCCGGATCGCTCGGGTCGCGGAACGGGCTCAGGCACCGCTGAATCCTGGAGCCGTTCACTGAGTTCGCCGAGCACCTTCTCCGGCCGAGCTCGGATGGTTCAACCGGACCAACCTCAGGCGCGTCTTCAAGCCGCACTGCCCGTGGGCGATGCCGCCGGCTATCGGAGGCGGGCTGGCCTTCCGATGAAGGCAAAACTCGTACGCTCAGCCTCGGATTCCGAACGCCGTGAGGTGCTGGATGCCGTTTACAGGCAACTGCTGAATCGTGTGCCTCTGCAGGCGGAACGTCTCCAGACACCTGAATCAATGCTGCGCGATGGCCAGATCGATCTCGAGGGTTTCATTGAGTCAGTCGCTCTCAGTGAAGCGTTCCAGGAACGTCTCTCTCGTATGGCCCCGCTTCGTGCTGCAACGGCCGCAACCATGGCCCTTTTGGGACGGGCCTCAACCCCGGCAGAAACCAGTCGCTTTCTGCAGATTCGTGCCGAATCCGGTCAACCCGATGCGGTGAGAGATGTGTTGACGCTGAGGGCATCAACCGGCGTGGATCCCTCTGATGTCCCCGATCTGGACAATCTGAGCACGCGGCTTGGGGTTGCTCAGTCAACACTTGCTCGTACCGCCAGCCTCTATCGGGGCAATGCAGGCCTGACACCTCCTCCGGGGGACGCCCTCTGACCAGAACAAGTCGTTCGGAAGCCATGATTTGAATCCAATTGGATTCAACCCAACATTATTTGAGCCGGAGCAATCAAGTCCTCCGGCTTTTTCATGCCTATTTATCAATAAAGGGCCGCAATCCCACGATAAGAACTTCAACTTCAGGGCCATAGACTGCCAATGAAGATCTGTTACCGGGACTCAGCCGCTTCAGGCTGCTGAATGAGAATCACGTTGGCCTGACTGCTCTCGGCATCGCGAACAGACCGGCGCCACCCGGAAAGTCAACAGATACAACATCTGAGGCTCTTTCCACTCGGATTTCCCCGATCCGAGCCCCCGCGGCCCTTAAGCTGCATCCGATCTCAATCGAGATCTCCACACCACTCACCGGATACCGGTCTCCTACGGGCGGCCGCTTGCTTCGAGGTAGAACTGCATGAGCATCGTCTCCAACTCGATCATCAACGCGGACGCCGAAGCCCGCTATCTCAGCCCAGGCGAACTGGACCAGATCAAGGCTTTCGTCAGCGGCGGACAACGTCGTCTGCGTGTCGCTCAGGTTCTCAGCGAGAGCCGCGAACGCATCGTCAAGACCGCTGGTGGTCAACTGTTTCAAAAGCGTCCCGATGTCATTTCTCCCGGTGGTAACGCCTATGGAGAAGCGATGACAGCCACCTGTCTCCGGGACATGGATTACTACCTCCGACTCGTCACCTACGGCGTTGTTGCCGGTGACGTCACCCCTATCGAAGAGATCGGAGTGATCGGCGCCCGTGAGCTTTATCGCTCCCTTGGCACCCCCCTCGAAGCCATGGCTGAAGCTGTGCGCGAGATGAAGACCGTGGCCATGGGCATCCTCAGCGGTGCTGATGCCGAGGAAGCCGGCTTCTACTTCGACTACGTGGTGGGCGCTCTCGCCTGATCCCCGATACCAACGCTCCCTTCACGTCACTTCTGATCCATGCAAGACGCGATCACCAACGTCATCAACAAGTCCGACGTCCAAGGTCTGTACCTGGACACGGCGTCCATGACCAACCTCGAGAGCTACTTCGCCAGCGGTGAGCTCCGCGTCAGGGCTGCTGCCACGATCAGCGCGAATGCTTCGGCCATCATTCGCGATGCCGTGGCCAAGGCTCTGCTCTATTCGGACATCACCCGTCCCGGTGGCAACATGTACACCACACGTCGCTATGCAGCTTGCATCCGCGATCTGGACTACTACCTGCGCTACTCCACCTACGCCATGCTGGCTGGTGACACCTCGATTCTCGATGAGCGTGTGTTGAACGGTCTCAAGGAGACCTACAACTCTCTGGGTGTGCCCATCGGTGCAACGGTTCAAGCCATCCAAGCCATGAAGGAAGTGACCGCTTCCTTAGTTGGTCCTGACGCCGGCAAGGAAATGGGTGTGTATTTCGACTACATCTGCTCCGGCCTCGGCAACTGAGCCAATGCGGTTGTTCAAAGTCACCGCCTGTATCCCCAGTCCTGAAAAGGTTCGGACGCAGCGCGAATTGCAAAACACCTTCTTTACGAAGTGGGTGCCCTACGACAGCTGGTTTGCTGAGCAACAGCGCATCCAGAAACAGGGAGGTCGAATCATCAAAGTTGAGCTCTGCACGGGAAACCGTCAGGTCAACGTGGGCAACTGAGCATCAGTTCCTCCATCTTTCGAAACCCGGCCTTAGGTCGGGTTTTTTTGTGGGAGATCCCTTGGCAAACCCTGATTCGGACGGCTCAATAGAAGCAATATTGTGAATCGTTTTGAGCAGCGCCAGCGTGATCTCCAAAAGGAGTCGATCCTCACGGAGGGGCACTGTGAAGGAGCGGAACGCCATAGCCTCTGACCCCAGCCCCTTCTGGCAACGCCACTTACCTCTCGACTGGTCGTTGTGGCCGGCGGAAGCAAGACTTTTACTGACGCTTACAGCCATCTGGAGCCTGGCTGGACTACTTGTTTTGGCATCAGCCAGCTGGTGGGTCGCAGCGCGGGAACAGGGAGAAGGGGCCTACTACCTCAAGCGACAGCTGGTCTGGATGACCGCGAGCTGGAGCCTGATGGCCTTCACCGCCTCCATCAATCTGAGGCGATGGCTCAAAGTGGCAGGACCAGCACTCTGGATTGGCTGTCTGCTGATCGCCGCCACCCTGGTGATGGGAACAACCGTCAATGGCGCCAGCCGCTGGCTGGTGATCGGTCCCATCCAGATCCAACCGTCGGAATTGGTCAAACCATTCGTGGTGCTCCAGGCCGCCAACCTGTTTGCCCATTGGAAGCGAACGCGCCTGGATCAGAAACTGCTCTGGCTCAGCAGCTTCGGCATCTTGGTGCTGCTCATTCTCAAACAGCCCAATCTGAGTACGGCGGCACTCAGCGGTCTACTGATCTGGTTGATGGCCTTTTCAGCAGGTCTTCCGCTGGTTCAACTCTTCGGCACCGCCATCGGCGGAGCCATGCTGGGAACTGCCAGCATCCTGATCAACGAGTACCAGCGATTGCGGGTGATTTCGTTTCTGAACCCCTGGAAAGACCCGCAAGGCGATGGGTACCAATTGATTCAGAGCCTTCTAGCCATCGGCTCAGGAGGGCCGTTCGGACAGGGGTTCGGACTCTCGACCCAGAAGCTTCAGTACCTGCCGATCCAGAGCACTGATTTCATTTTTGCGGTCTATGCCGAGGAATT
This region of Synechococcus sp. NOUM97013 genomic DNA includes:
- a CDS encoding phycobilisome linker polypeptide; translation: MRLFKVTACIPSPEKVRTQRELQNTFFTKWVPYDSWFAEQQRIQKQGGRIIKVELCTGNRQVNVGN
- a CDS encoding allophycocyanin: MSIVSNSIINADAEARYLSPGELDQIKAFVSGGQRRLRVAQVLSESRERIVKTAGGQLFQKRPDVISPGGNAYGEAMTATCLRDMDYYLRLVTYGVVAGDVTPIEEIGVIGARELYRSLGTPLEAMAEAVREMKTVAMGILSGADAEEAGFYFDYVVGALA
- a CDS encoding trans-aconitate 2-methyltransferase; amino-acid sequence: MKCSKPKPPSGVRRPVKPTPSDAATPVVSDFYDRFPYPGDPLQDGPPPGYNWRWCHDSVLAAVHGAVPKRSDRSMPVRILDAGCGTGVSTDYLCHLNPGAQVLAVDISAGALDVARERLQRSGGADQVDDLRQEQRSLLDLQGEGPFDYINSVGVLHHLRDPLAGLKALGSLLADGGLLHLFLYANGGRWEIHRTQRVLTRLGAGTGAEGLRLGRDLFQSLPESNRLRLNYEQRWRIDTAADSNFADMYLHPQETSYDLSSLFSLIDIAGLQFAGFSNPAVWNPSRLLQGELLDRALALPERDRWLLVEDLDPDISHFEFFVSRTPIRPHQWDDDAELLKTRGRRQPCLWGWPSANLLGPDLEPISLSAAEIGLLEAIENQPDHALGELGLGDETAAVARELVARKLLLLEP
- a CDS encoding phycobilisome rod-core linker polypeptide, which encodes MTVTASSGSPRVSPQLYDTLPLSSVRQAEQQDRFPDGGELDTLITFFRSGNDRLEASRIIASNAEAIVARAANRIFVGGTPLSFLEAPLSTGELARSSDATPLAADQVAFEQSVRTFTGDSGITKRGNFITRLLEGTGGDADVRVVLPTGFNAISVAKYGPAFMRKSVRDLGWFLRYVGYALVAGDPSILAVNTRGLRDILEKNCSLIATNVALQEMRAACAELLRERPEARRLAIDCFNVLLKELAVATPSTRQKPGSPVSQGLQLPAIYALASESAQRFEMRPGLSGAEKAEIVRAAYRQVFERDIAKGYSQTPCRSEASQLVQGKISMREFIRALGKSKEYRTQFYGRFVNSRVVELAYRHFLGRGVSSLEEFRKSFSIVSEQGLNGLVDVLVNSSEYAQTFGEETVPYLRDLGEEAQESAGWGSNRRLFKFSAPFEGAPQYVTLYASYRQPLADQHVYGGGNDPVGNQYGAIFPSGTASVSTRPAPFSYDTRRLLVSNGIAQPGQMDSPQFRGSRPRKVGPRVVRLQQIATGGAAMPRRSGQPSIRNTESSTQAVIQAVYVQVLGNAGYAGERLGSEEARLENGDISLRDFVRSVARSDAFRRRYWEGLYIAKAIEVMHRRLLGRPTFGRWEIDALFDTAARRGFYGVVDALLDSKDYKDCFGEDTVPYERFITPGDLNTRRAPSLRRPFEAAAVADLTMGSRPDASRSTAFRGSGELTQRNLAPSTSNNGGITNWMNGISEVAPTGPWNPRMRSIPDRSGRGTGSGTAESWSRSLSSPSTFSGRARMVQPDQPQARLQAALPVGDAAGYRRRAGLPMKAKLVRSASDSERREVLDAVYRQLLNRVPLQAERLQTPESMLRDGQIDLEGFIESVALSEAFQERLSRMAPLRAATAATMALLGRASTPAETSRFLQIRAESGQPDAVRDVLTLRASTGVDPSDVPDLDNLSTRLGVAQSTLARTASLYRGNAGLTPPPGDAL
- the apcB gene encoding allophycocyanin subunit beta, whose translation is MQDAITNVINKSDVQGLYLDTASMTNLESYFASGELRVRAAATISANASAIIRDAVAKALLYSDITRPGGNMYTTRRYAACIRDLDYYLRYSTYAMLAGDTSILDERVLNGLKETYNSLGVPIGATVQAIQAMKEVTASLVGPDAGKEMGVYFDYICSGLGN
- a CDS encoding FtsW/RodA/SpoVE family cell cycle protein, with amino-acid sequence MSSASVISKRSRSSRRGTVKERNAIASDPSPFWQRHLPLDWSLWPAEARLLLTLTAIWSLAGLLVLASASWWVAAREQGEGAYYLKRQLVWMTASWSLMAFTASINLRRWLKVAGPALWIGCLLIAATLVMGTTVNGASRWLVIGPIQIQPSELVKPFVVLQAANLFAHWKRTRLDQKLLWLSSFGILVLLILKQPNLSTAALSGLLIWLMAFSAGLPLVQLFGTAIGGAMLGTASILINEYQRLRVISFLNPWKDPQGDGYQLIQSLLAIGSGGPFGQGFGLSTQKLQYLPIQSTDFIFAVYAEEFGLVGSLLLLLFLMLIGYLGLRVALRCRNNQARLVAIGCATLLVGQSVMNIAVASGAMPTTGLPLPLMSYGGNSLLSSLMIVGLLLRCSLESTGLIGGRGVGQRPASERRRRRARPAHSSGHPI